TATATTGCTGAAATATTTTACCGCAGGTTGGTGGACATCTGCAACATACGGTTGGTTTTCACACATGTGGAACTGGGACATTTCTTTGAATATGACTTTACGATCGTGGTGGAGTGGTCATGGTTGTCGTTCCTGATTCCTAGTGGATATCTGCCCATAGCGATGATAGTACGTATGTTGATTGTATTTTCTGAATTAAATAATCATCTATGAAACGCTTAATAGCCGAGGCAGTTCCGCAGTCTCCACTACGGCCCGTTCCGTGATGTCGTTCTAAATATACATAGGTTCGATAGACGCTCAAGCATTCAGAGACAAATTTCAGATGGAAAGAAACCATAAGAAGCACTAACATCTTTACATTGATCCGTTAGAAGCACTTGGTTGTCAACATGCCCAGTAAATAAAATGTCTTACGTTGAACTTGCTGGGGGTCGAGGATGGCTTTGCAGTATTGCAGGCAGCTGAAAAAGATTGGCATATTACAGAAAATGCTGCAAGAACTTGGAGGATATTATGGATCACAGGAGAATACATGAATTTAATAGCATTGCCTCTTGTGATGGTTCAGCGCTGTTATCAAcaaacaacaccaacatggCAAATGATACCATACAGGCAATTAAGACAAACGGCAGCTTAGCGATGCCACGCAACCCCTATAAATTTCTTCATGTAAATAGGCCTTTCTccttattttcttttcttcttcagattcgagaTTCGTCGATGCCTACACTGGTTTAGATATGAATATCATTTCGGTATTTCTACTCGTCCGAGTCCGTGACAGGTGGAATGCCACGCGCTCTGTTACCAATGTGGAAACACCGTATCCAGCCTGACTGGCCTTGCGCCCCATTTAAGCAAGTGAAAACCACAATTTTGGCCCAAGCCTTGATTGTTTCTTACTCTGGCAACTAGATCTATAGCATAGCATCACAACACAACATCCTCAGATTAACTGATTGTATGAATCATTATAGCAATAGGCACTTTTGCCTATTTACCTTTGCGGGTAACCCCCTGGACGTATTCCATTTCGATATAGAGGCGCCTGCCAACACAGTAGGTTCGATGAATTTTCGGAACAGGTATAGAAGTGTATTGTGCAATTTGTTTTAGGCCTTCAAGCTCTGCCAACCTCTCACGGGCCTTTGATTATTCGGGCTTCGCTCACTCTCACTACACTCGGTCCTAAGGAGCCAGAGCACTTCTTGCCCAACTAAAGCCGAGctcgaagaaaaagagatatTATGCGCTCGAATATTGGCATGATGGGGATTTTTGTATGAAGGTGCCTGTGCAAGTTAAAGCTAGTTATCATAAGATCGAGATGAATGGGTCACGGTCTCGATCTAGAGATGTGATAGGCTCTACGTCTCAACGCTGACTGGAATTGAAAGTTAACAGAGAAaatgtcacaggctgcgcctgtcgCATAAACAGTATGCTTATGTTAATGGAGAGACAATGGGAGATTAGTAATAGGATATCCACTCCGCACGGCGCACATATGTATATAGAATCGTCCGAGCGGACATTCATCCTTttcttcaacgaaacctCTTGTGTTATTAttttgttattattattgttcatacacgcttctgtcagccctatgggccgagtggcggcaaaCCTCTTATGTTATAGCTAGTTATTAGCACTGCGGGCTTAGCCCCTAACAAACAATGATTCTCAACTGACTAGGTTCTCTTCGCTGGCCAGTGCACGGGGAAGACCATAGTGGGACAGGGTATCGGACTGCCGTGAGATGAAGGAAATGCAGTTTATTCAATTCACATTTAATCGCTCGAAACCCTAAAAACCTACTATTTACCGTCTTAATATGCCGTCCATATCAGCCGGATATTCCGACGCGGCTTCTCCGACCTCGGCCTACCCCACATCCCGGACATCCCCAATCTCCAGACATCTTGCGCCAAATATCATTTAACCATCCCATCTTGGACACAAATATTTCTGTATACATATCTGATAATGGCGCTTTCATGGAGCAACCAACCACCCCAATTGCGGGTCCCATACGCAATTCCCCAGCTGGAAGGGGAACGCATCACCATCCCCGGCAGCAAAGGCGTTTTCCGCATCCTCGCGTCCTCCAAGCAGACAAATGGATTGATGGCGGTTTTCCAAAGCGGTGGTGTGCTCTCTGATGCACCGGGCTTCCACTATCATAACCACGCGCATGATGTCTTTCTGGTTACGAAGGGGTGTTTGAAGTTGTGGAATGGGGACAAGTGTCGGTTGATGGGGCCCGGGGACTTCGCTTATGTGCCTCCGGTATGTTTTGTCCGGATATTGGTATGTTGGGATATACTGACTGTGTAGACGGTGATCCATAACCCGGAGATGCTTGGTCCGCATACGGAGATCTTTGGTTTGATTACACCGGGTGATTGGGTGGATTTCTTTCGTTACGTGTCAGAACCGTATGAGGGGATCCTTGTTCCTGAGAATGATGAGCGGGATTTGAAGTCCTTGTTGATTCCTAAAGTCATGGCTGCGAAAGAGCAGTTCGATGTCGTTTTTCAGCCTGATTATCAACCGCCAGAGGTGGGTGATTGGAcggaagatgatgagaagTTACCAAACGGTCCGCAAGCGTTCTATTTGCGAGCCAACACTGGGCCGCGATGGATTTTTGGGGGTATCATGTCTCGTCCGTTTGTTACCACTGCTCAGAGTAGTGGCGTCTGCGCTATTTCTAGCATCGAGTCATCACAGGTCTACGGTCCGACGCTGTTCTCAAAGTACATGACATTCGGATCGGTGGATCACTGTCTGTGTGTCCAAGAGGGAACATTAGTCGTCCGTCTCAAGGGAGCCCCCGATGCTGTGTTCCGGGAGGGCGAGACGGTCGTGATTCCAGCAGGTCAGGCATTTGCACTCGACTTTGCCAGTCGATATGTCCGGTTCTGGTCATTTACTGACGGCAATGGAATCGAGACACTGGTCCACCTTCTGGGAACGCCATTCGTGGGCGTTGTATTACCCGATCAAGCACCGGCATGGGATTCGGCAAATGTAGAATCGGTGACAGCAGAACTCGGCGTCACAATTGAGCTCTAATTGTACATATAAGCATGCGTATAGCGATATCCAATATAACCCATTTCCCCCGCGAACTCAACGGGTCTTAATCTATATCCCTGCTGGTCCTGCAGAAGCTATCCCCGCGGGGTAGTCACGTGGTTCTGCAGGCAGCCGTTCGTGTCGGAATTCCCGGCGCGTTCGGTTCTTCCATACAACTAACTCCCTTCTACGAAGTACAAGCTACCGCACACTGATATCATTTCCTCCACTGGGGAAGCTACTGATAAGAGCACAGTACATACATGATCGTCCGTACATAACATGATTCGATAATGGAGCGTCCGGcttcatcgtcgcctttgCGCCGTCCAGCAGCTACGGCTGGGGATGACGCTGTTCAACCGAAGGCGAAACGGCCGCGCGCGGCGCAGGCCTGTGATCGATGTCGGGTGAAGAAGTATAAATGTGATGAGTCGTATCCTTGTTCGCATTGTAAGAGTGAGTGTGTTTGCCCCCTTTTGTTTTATAATGGATAGGGGCTGATGATTTGAAGAGAGTCAGGTGGATTGTAAATATCAAGGGAATTTTCGATCGAGAGAGGATGCGAGATCTACGACGTATGTTTGTGTGATTTGTTCTGGGGGCTTCGATCCTAATTGACTGTCGTATCAGCTATGTGACCGATTTGGAGAAACGGGTAGAAGAGCTATCGTCAAAGTTGCGAACGCTTGAGTCGAGTGGTGCTTCACGACCATCGCCACAACTTTCGCAGTTAGCGACAGCTCTGGGAAACAAGGCGGCAGCACAGCCGATCACCACTGCAACACCATGTTCATTATCACAACATGAATCGACACCAAAGGACGACGCCACCGTGGCCGGCGACAATCGAGATGGGTCCGCAGACAGCGCAGAAGAAGAGATTAGCGAGTTCAATCATCATACTAATGGGATTGAGTTCCACGGAAGCACGTCTTCTGCTGCTTTTATAGGACACCTTGAAAAGGCGCGAGAGCCAAAACGACCGGAAGAGCAGTCGAACCTGCGTCCGCCGGACGGGTCGTACTCGTTGATCTCAACATTGCATAACTCAAGTTTCTCGCCGTCATGCGCAACCGGTTCTGTGCAGCCCGAGTTTCTCCAAGACCAGAATTTCTATTTCGATCAGGCCTATGCGTTCATGAATGGTTACTTTGAGAATATCCATTTCATCCACCCTTTCATCGATAAGGATGACTTTATAGCTCGTGCGCATGATCTGTGGTTCAACAGGAATCACCAGCAATCACTCAGTTTTATTGCGCTATATCTCAGTATCCTCTCGTTTGGGGCGTTGGTTCGAGTGTGGGATGAAGAGATCctgaatggactgacacggTTTGACTGGAGTCGGAAATTGTTCCGCGAGGCGCAGACATATTTGAATTATTTGCAGTTTTCCAATGACTTGGAGACTGTGCAGTGTCTTTATCTTATGGTGGGTATATCATTGTTTCCGCATGGAGCTATGCTGATATTTGATAGGCCAAAGTATGCCAGAATGAGCTGAATCCGAATTGTGAGATCCCTTACTTCAGACATTGAGATTTATGCTTATTGTATAGTGGCGTATATGTACCTTGGACTTGCCATACGGACGTGCTTGTCTGCTGGGTTCAATCGAGAGGTGCGGAATCCGAAAGATCAACGCGAGAGTTGGATCTCGAAGACGTGGTGGTATGTAATTGACCATAAACAATCTCGCGTAGATACTGACGTTTTGACAGGGGTCTTTTCTCTCTGGAGATGTGAGCTTTAAGCTTATCGTTCTATGCAAAGCGCAACACGTACACTAACAATCCGCAGAGAAATGAGCTTCTCCGTAGGACGCCCAGATACCCTCGGTATGGACGAATACCACAACCGCTCTCTCCCGGAACGCGATGATTCAGAATACGCCATCATACCATGGATGGTCGACTTTGCGCAGATCATCCGAAAGGTTTCCGTGCAAATATACCATTCACGCTTTACCTTGCAAGACAAACTACAACTTGCTCTTCAGATCGAACAGGAAATGGACAGATGGGTAGCTAGACTGCCTCCTAGAATTAAACCTGACCTCCACGGGCAACCGGCGACAGGAGGTGCGCTGCGGGATCCGAAGTGGGCGAGGAGGCAGAGATTGGTTTTGGGCATTCGTGAGTACTCCCATTAATCCATGACATGAACGATAACTCATTTGTACAGGATATTATAATGTCAAGATGCTGCTCTTCCGACCATTCCTGAGCCACTTTACTCGCAAATTAAGACACACTCCAGCCGAACTAGAGGAAACAATAAACAAGTGTCTTGACGCCGCCATGAAAACCATCGAAGTAATCCACGACATCTACCGCATCCATACATTCTTCCGCTGCTGGTACATCCCCCCTCCCCTTTTTCCCTCCAAATAGAAATCCCTAACAAATATAGGTGGTACAACACGACCTACGTAATGTTCGCCACAacaaccctcctcctccccatgTCCAAATTGGGCATGTGCCCACAAACTCTCCCCCTAGCAAGCTCAGTCGAAATGGCCGTCGAGATCCTAGAATCAATGGACGAATCCGTCGTGGCGCGAAAATCTGTCGAGATAATCTTGCAGTACTTGAAGGACTTTAGGGCTCCGAATAACAGTACCGATGGTACACAGATTGCTATTACGCCTTCGCAAGAGAATGCTGATCAGGCAGCTTTTGTGGGGACAGGGACGGGGACGGAGCACGGGGCTGGTCAGGCTGGGATTGGGATTGATATTCCGGTATGTTTTTGTTTCTCTTTCGGATTTAGTGTTGTGGTGCTAATGTCGATGCAAGGAATGGGCATATGGGTTCGGGTTTCCTGATTATTCATTCGATGGGATTGCACGGTTGTTTGATGATTTAGGTGGGCTTCCTATGTTGGATAATTGATTCAGTTGTATTGTTGAGTGTACATATCTTAGCAAGACATTCTCACAGGTGTTTCTCTCGTGGAATGAGGCTATACATCGAGAACTagatacggagtactggCGCCAAATGTCAATATCAAGTGTACAGTATGATACAACCAAATCAGACTTCAATATGTACATCGTGAGGTATGCTCTAGTGATAGATAGCCGAACCATTAGTTCCTCTTTTAGTACCCCCCTTAAACCACCTATACCTGACCCAGTCTGTGGTGGTGTTCACCGACCTCTCACTCGAAGCCGCAAGCTCCGAGACATGTCAAACACACTATCTCAACGAAATGGAGTGTGGCCAATTTCACCATAGTCCTTTAGCTCCGATACACCGTATTAAGGCTCCATGAACTAGGTACCTCGGCTGCTAATAAGCCAGGCCTAACTGATTGATATGCCTGTCATCCCTCTTACACTCAATAACACCACACAATTGCGTTGGCGCACCTTGTCTTCTGACATCCAGCAAGCACCTTAGCTGATCCATGCTAACTGGGGTGTCCTGCATTAAACGGATCAGAACAGTTGCCAACGATGGTCACTACTTCGTCGGGCCATTTTCGACAAACTCTGCAAATTCCATGAACCAGCCAAAGACAAAAGACGATGTAAAAACAAAGTCAACGAACAAGAAACAAGGCATATCTTCTGCTGGTATGGATTATGACCAGTTACACTTTGTAAAAGGCCCATATTCAGAGTATGCGCAATGGTGGTAACTTGTAGAAAGGATCAGTGACCAGCGCTACTTTCTAACTTCTTTTCATCATTACAACTTTCCCATTCCACTTGCGTTGAGGATTTCTGCAACACGGAAATACGTGTCTAGAGACATTAAATCTGGAAGAAAAAGATTTGTTTTGGTTTTGAGCGTTATAGTTCTGTATACGGGGGAGGTCGCGGTGATAGCCGGTAGAAAGCTATTCGTATATCTTGACGCTGCAACTTTTGAAAGTCGCTTTGGAATGTAGTCGTATAAGTGTTGATTcagtcaggtcatttttatCAAGCATAGCACTTGTATACTCGCCTTGGGTTTAAGGACACCCGAATAGTCCGAGCTGAATGTGTATCCCTGGTATCATGCTGATTGCGTTTGAGATGTCAATTTTATCCATATGTATACCCACGCACCAAAACGCTGGGAAGCAGCGGTACAGCGCTTTCCAGATCGTCTCAGTGACTTTGGAAGCGCCCTATCCGTGTGATTGCCTTATGTTCGTTTGTGTGTCCAGAATATTTTCGATTCTAGACAATGGCATTACACGAGCAGCCACTATCTTGCTGCATTTGTCGCTTTCCGGATGTCCCTGTCTCTTCCACTAAGAGTACTCGAGAGCCTTTGTAATTGTGCACAGGTAGTTGCTGCTATTCTATTTGCATGTTCATTTAATTTTTCTATGGTGGGCTCTATAGTTGGGTTTTGCCTAGTCGTTGCCGTTACTATACTGAAGATAGAACCGTATGAGATAATCTGTAGTTCCATATGGCCTACTTGACTCTGATAGTCACGTAGCGAGATCTATACAGTAATTTTATGACCACACAAGGATATGTGTCCCGCTCGAGACACATATTACGGAATTCGTAATCGTCAGCATCCTCCTTGAGCTCATAAGGTTCAAGGGACCTCAGCATGAAGGGATTTGTAACGAGTTCTTTTCTCCGGGGCGTCATCACTTCGAGGGTTAACAgagcaaaagaaagaaacagagCCTAACTTACTGGGGTATAATAACCCAGTAACCAATCTGTAGTAGACCCTTCAAAGAGTGTCGTTAACCGTATAGTCTTGGATGTCCCTTGCGACCcatttccttccttcttccggTACCCATTCAAGGAAAGCGTGCAGATAAGATACTAAATGTTTGTTACAGCTCGGTCTGCTGGTACGTACCGGTCGGTGCGCTGTTTGGCTTGACAATTCAAATCTGGCCATGTCTCAGTAGACTTATTCTGGGGTGAACCGTTGACTTGGTGTCCCGACGACCGGGGATTATGTGTGTC
This region of Aspergillus chevalieri M1 DNA, chromosome 4, nearly complete sequence genomic DNA includes:
- a CDS encoding quercetin 2,3-dioxygenase (COG:S;~EggNog:ENOG410PMIH;~InterPro:IPR014710,IPR011051,IPR013096;~PFAM:PF07883) translates to MALSWSNQPPQLRVPYAIPQLEGERITIPGSKGVFRILASSKQTNGLMAVFQSGGVLSDAPGFHYHNHAHDVFLVTKGCLKLWNGDKCRLMGPGDFAYVPPTVIHNPEMLGPHTEIFGLITPGDWVDFFRYVSEPYEGILVPENDERDLKSLLIPKVMAAKEQFDVVFQPDYQPPEVGDWTEDDEKLPNGPQAFYLRANTGPRWIFGGIMSRPFVTTAQSSGVCAISSIESSQVYGPTLFSKYMTFGSVDHCLCVQEGTLVVRLKGAPDAVFREGETVVIPAGQAFALDFASRYVRFWSFTDGNGIETLVHLLGTPFVGVVLPDQAPAWDSANVESVTAELGVTIEL
- a CDS encoding uncharacterized protein (COG:S;~EggNog:ENOG410PMIH;~InterPro:IPR036864,IPR007219,IPR001138;~PFAM:PF00172,PF04082;~TransMembrane:1 (i283-302o);~go_function: GO:0000981 - DNA-binding transcription factor activity, RNA polymerase II-specific [Evidence IEA];~go_function: GO:0003677 - DNA binding [Evidence IEA];~go_function: GO:0008270 - zinc ion binding [Evidence IEA];~go_process: GO:0006351 - transcription, DNA-templated [Evidence IEA];~go_process: GO:0006355 - regulation of transcription, DNA-templated [Evidence IEA]), whose translation is MERPASSSPLRRPAATAGDDAVQPKAKRPRAAQACDRCRVKKYKCDESYPCSHCKKSQVDCKYQGNFRSREDARSTTYVTDLEKRVEELSSKLRTLESSGASRPSPQLSQLATALGNKAAAQPITTATPCSLSQHESTPKDDATVAGDNRDGSADSAEEEISEFNHHTNGIEFHGSTSSAAFIGHLEKAREPKRPEEQSNLRPPDGSYSLISTLHNSSFSPSCATGSVQPEFLQDQNFYFDQAYAFMNGYFENIHFIHPFIDKDDFIARAHDLWFNRNHQQSLSFIALYLSILSFGALVRVWDEEILNGLTRFDWSRKLFREAQTYLNYLQFSNDLETVQCLYLMAKVCQNELNPNLAYMYLGLAIRTCLSAGFNREVRNPKDQRESWISKTWWGLFSLEIEMSFSVGRPDTLGMDEYHNRSLPERDDSEYAIIPWMVDFAQIIRKVSVQIYHSRFTLQDKLQLALQIEQEMDRWVARLPPRIKPDLHGQPATGGALRDPKWARRQRLVLGIRYYNVKMLLFRPFLSHFTRKLRHTPAELEETINKCLDAAMKTIEVIHDIYRIHTFFRCWWYNTTYVMFATTTLLLPMSKLGMCPQTLPLASSVEMAVEILESMDESVVARKSVEIILQYLKDFRAPNNSTDGTQIAITPSQENADQAAFVGTGTGTEHGAGQAGIGIDIPEWAYGFGFPDYSFDGIARLFDDLGGLPMLDN